In Chryseobacterium scophthalmum, the genomic stretch AACGGCAAGAGTTGACGGTTGGTCTGTAGGAATTGTTGCCAACCAAAGAAAATTGGTGAAAAGCGGTAAAGGCGAAATGCAGTTTGGTGGAGTAATTTATTCTGATTCTGCCGACAAAGCAACGCGATTTATTGCAAACTGTAACCAAAGAAAAATTCCTTTGATCTTTTTACAGGATGTAACAGGATTTATGGTAGGTTCAAAATCAGAACACGGCGGAATCATTAAAGACGGTGCAAAAATGGTAAATGCAGTTTCTAATTCTGTAGTACCTAAATTTACGATCATCACCGGAAATTCTTACGGAGCAGGAAACTATGCAATGTGTGGAAAAGCGTATGACCCGAGATTAATTGTAGCTTGGCCATGGGCAGATTTAGCGGTGATGGGAGGAGCTCAGGCTGCGAAAGTTTTGGCACAAATTCAGGAATCTACTTTGAAAAAGCAAGGAAAAGTAATTACTGAAGAAGAGCACCAGGAAATTTTAGATACCATTACAAAAAAATATCAAAAACAAACAGAAGCGACCTATGCGGCTTCAAGATTGTGGACTGATGCGATCATCAACCCTATCGATACCAGAAAATGGATTTCTATGGGTATTGAAGCGGCGAACCATTCTCCAATTACTGAGAAATTTAATTTAGGAGTAATTCAAGTCTGATTTTACTCGATTTTAAAATATTTGGCCTCACTTTTAGAAGTGGGGCTTTTTATATTATGTTAAATAGTCCTAAAGAATTATAAAGTTTCAAAACACCATACTATTAAGGTAAGATTTTTGTTAACATAATATATCTAAAAACTAATAAGCACTACAACCTCTTTTTAATTACTAATCCCAAAAGGAAACCTATGAAAAGATATTTTGCAGTATTTATTGCCTTATATACCGTCGTTTTATTATACATGATGTTTTATGCATCCGGAAGAGAACCTTCTGAAATTTCTTATATTCAGCATCAGCCGTTTATTACTATTCAGCATTTTTTTAATGATAATAACATAGATAATCAGGCTTTTATCGTCAACATATTTGGGAACATATTTCTATTCAGTCCATTCGGTTTGTTGGGATTATGCATCAAAAAATTCAACCGTTTTATCCCCGTTACTTTGTTCTTTTTAATTGCAATAAGTATCATCGAATCAACACAGTATTTTACAGGAAGAGGCGTTGCAGATATAGATGATGTATTTTTAAATACTTTGGGAATGTTAATCGGCTTTTTTCTATTTAAATATGCAACCTGGAAAAACATTGCCAATATTCAGTTTCATTTTCAATTATTAGAAAATAAAGATTCTACTGTAACAGCTTCTTAAACGTAAATTTTAAGGATGTAAATATATAATTTAGATTAAAACAACAAATTTCTTATGAGCTTATTCCGGCTATTCGCTTTTACTCCTCACACCTTTGCTTTTCCATCTCTAAATCCTCTTCTCTCCAACTCATATTGCGGGGTAACCGCTGCTATCCGGGCTAAAAAATTCAGCATACAATAAAGATTGAAGATTAACAGAATTTTCAGTAATCATTTAATTCGAATATTCACTAAATCTTTCAAATGATAAACTAAACTGACTATTGTAAAGTATTTGATGGCTAAAGAAAATATAAATCTACAAAAAACAGAAACTGTTGTGAAATAAGATTATGAAATCATTCATAACAGATTATATACTTACTATTGTAAAGAGAGGCTTTTACAACAAGATATTATTTTTTTTGAGTTGAACCAAAAAATAT encodes the following:
- a CDS encoding VanZ family protein codes for the protein MKRYFAVFIALYTVVLLYMMFYASGREPSEISYIQHQPFITIQHFFNDNNIDNQAFIVNIFGNIFLFSPFGLLGLCIKKFNRFIPVTLFFLIAISIIESTQYFTGRGVADIDDVFLNTLGMLIGFFLFKYATWKNIANIQFHFQLLENKDSTVTAS